The segment CGGATGGAGAGAAAGACTGAAAAGGTAAAACATATGTTTAAAGCATTCTACCCAAAGGAATACAGGGACTCCGCTTATGATATCCCCTACGAGAAGTTTTACAGGGAGGGGATTCGCGGAGTCATTTTCGATATAGACAATACACTCGTTCCCCACGGTGCTCCGGCGGATCAGAGGGCGAAGGAGCTTTTTTTGCGCCTTCACGGGATGGGTATGAAAACCTGCCTCCTCTCGAATAATAAGGAGCCCAGGGTGGCATCCTTTGCCAGTCAGGTGAAATCTCCCTATATTTTTAAGGGCGGAAAGCCTGGAACGAAGGGCTATCAGAGGGCCATGGAGCTTATGGGCACAGACTGCAGGACGAGCCTTTTTGTGGGAGACCAGCTGTTTACGGATGTGTATGGGGCCAACAGGGCAGGCATTTACGCAGTCCTGACAAAGCCCATCCATCCCAAAGAGGAGATTCAGATCGTGCTGAAGCGGAGGCTGGAGGCGGTGGTACTCCTCTTCTACAGGAGGGCGTGCGAAAAACAGAGAAAGCACAGCTGAGATCGAAAAAGAGCACAGCGGGAGATAAGACGGCGGCCGGCAGAAATCGCCGGGAAAGGACAGGCGGACAGGACAGATGAAAAATAATGAGAAAAACAGAGGTGCAGAGTGGGCGGCTCTGGTTAATGGGACAACCAAGGTGTGCGGGATTCTTGCAGATCCGGTGGAGCATTCCATGTCTCCTATGCTGCAGAACCTTTACGGGAACAGTACCGGGACGGACATGGTCTACGTGCCCTTTCGCGTAAAAGAGGAGGAGCTTGAGGCGGCGGTCAGAGGAGCCTTTGCCTTAAATATCAGAGGGCTGAACGTCACCGTTCCTCACAAGCAGAGTGTGATGCGTTTTCTGGATGGAATCGATGAGACGGCAAAGGCTGTGGGAGCCGTGAATACGCTGGTGCGCACAGAGGGCGGCTATAAGGGGTACAATACAGATGTTCCCGGACTTTTAAGAGCCGTGAGGGAAGCCGGAATCGAGATCAGGGGCAGAAACTGTATTCTGATCGGAGCAGGAGGGGCTGCAAAGGCGGCTGCCTACCTGCTGGCCGGCGAGGGAGCAGAGCATATTTACCTGCTGAACCGGAGCATGGACCGGGCTGCATCCTTAGCTGACTGGATAAACGGGCAGTCGGGAGGAAGAGAACTGGTGACAGCTCTGCCTGTTTCTGAGTGGAGGAGCATTCCTGACGGCAGGTATCTGGCCATCCAGTCCACCAGCGTGGGCATGTATCCGAACACGGACAGCGCTCCAATCGAGGACAGGGAATTTTACCGCCTGATAGATGAGGCAGTGGATATTATCTATACACCTGCGGAGACGAAGTTCATGCGCCTTGTGAGGGAGGCGGGAGGCCGTGCGGTGAACGGTCTCAACATGCTGATTTACCAGGGAGTGATCTCCTACGAGCTCTGGTATCCGGGCCAGAGAGTGAACAGGGAAACCCTGGCACTTGCCAGAAGGCTGATAGAGGAGCGGCTTGCCGGAGGGAGAGCCGGGGAGCCGGCCTGTGAAGAGACGGTACAGAACAGCCGCAAGGGCGGGAATGAAAGAAATTCTCTCCCATCCCCGATTCTGCTGATCGGTTTTATGGGGGCCGGAAAGACAAGCGTGGGAAAAATCCTTGCAGAGAGGACAGGCCTTCCGTTTCTGGACACGGATCAGGAGATTGAAAAAAGAGCCGGCATGACCATACCGGAGATCTTTGAGACGAAGGGCGAGGAGGGGTTCAGGGCTGTGGAAACAGAAACGCTGAGAGCTCTCATTGAAGAGTCTGAGGAGTCCCCAAGCCCGGCTGTATTCTCCACAGGGGGAGGGCTCCCCATGAGGGAAGAAAACCGGGAGCTTTTAAGGCAGCTGGGCTTCTGTGTCTATCTGAAGACCTCAGCCGGGGAGGTGCTCTGCCGCCTGAAAGGCGATACCACCAGGCCTCTCTTGAGAGGGGACAATGTAAGAGAGAGGGCAGAGGGGCTTTTAAAAGAGAGGGAGCCCTTTTATGAGGCCGCGTCAGACTGTATCGTGCTCACGGATCAGAAGACACCGGAGGAGATAGCCGAAGAGATCGAAAGCAAAATCAGGGAACTGTGATCCTGGGGCTTGGCAGCCCGCCCAGGGACATTCGGCAAAATGCTGACAATACCTGGCTTTGGCATCCCAAAGGAGCGGCAGGATTTGCAAAAAGTAGTTGAAAAACGGCATATTATAGTATAAAATGAAAAAGATTAAGAGAGATCATTCAAGGAGGAATATCATTTATGGTATCAGCTGGCGATTTTAGAAACGGCATTACAGTGGAAATCGAAGGAAATGTATTCCAGATTGTCGAGTTCCAGCACGTAAAGCCAGGCAAGGGCGCTGCATTCGTAAGAACTAAACTTAAAAATATCAAAAACGGCGGTGTTGTTGAGAAGACCTTCAGACCTACTGAGAAGTTCCCGGCAGCCAGAATTGACAGAGTAGACATGCAGTATCTGTACTCTGACGGAGATTTATTCCACTTCATGAACGTGGAGAACTATGAGCAGATCGCTCTGACAGCAGATCAGATCGGTGATGCCCTGAAGTTCGTAAAGGAGAACGACATGGTTAAGATCTGCTCCCACAATGGAGAGGTATTCTCTGTGGAGGCTCCGTTATTTGCAGAGCTTGAGATCACAGAGACAGAGCCAGGCTTCAAGGGAGATACAGCTACAGGCGCTACCAAGCCGGCGATTGTTGAGACTGGCGCTACCATCTACGTTCCGTTATTCGTAGAGATCGGCGACAAGGTAAAAATCGATACACGTACAGGCGAGTACCTGTCCAGAGTATAAGAAGAGCGAGTTCGCCCAGAGCGGACTGTCCTGCCGGGGCGCGGCTGCCATGACAGCTATTTTCCGCTCCGCGGATATGCGAAGAGGGGCCAGCGGGCGCTTCCGGTGCAGAAAGAGAAGGAAACGGAAAAAAGGAACTGTTGTAAAATATCTTCACACAGCTATTTTACAGCAGTTCTTTTGTTTAGGAGCCCGGGCGGAGCCGGTGTCTTAAGCTGCAGCTGGTCCTGTCGGCAGCAGGTAAGAAAGATGCGGGGAAAAGCGCGTCTGAAGAAAGAGAAGGCTAAAAGGCAGAAAATCTGAGAGCAGATGATAAAGCACCTGAGATACAGATGAAGGGGACGATAGATTGGAAGAGGAGTTTAAAAGGGGAGGCCGTGACGGCGCGTATGAGCCGGGACGGACGAGGGAGAGCAGCCGGAAGAGAGATACCAGGATGCAGAGAGAGTGGATGAAGCGCCGGAGAAAAAGGCGGTTTGGTATGCTGGGGGCGACGGCAGTTATTTTTTTCGCGGCGGGAATCCTGATTGGATGGTTTTTCAGGGGGAGCCTGATAAGAGAGCCGGTCAATCTCGCGGCCATCGAGATGCCGGACTGGGTGACGCAGGAGCTTCTGACTGTCAATCCGTACTCCAGGCCCGGGACAAAGCTCTGTTCCGTAAACGGGATCGTGGTTCACTATGTGGGAAATCCGGGCACCACGGCTGAGCAGAACAGAAATTACTTCGAGGGGCTGAAGGCTCAGACAGGGGAAAATAAGGTATCGGTCAGCAGCAATTTTATCATCGGCATGGACGGCGAGATAATCCAGTGTGTTCCCATAGATGAGATGGCGTACGCATCCAACAGCAGAAACTCTGACACGATCTCCATTGAATGCTGCCACCCTGAGGCAGACGGCAGGTTTACTGAGGAAACCTACGACTCACTGGTCAGACTGACTGCCTGGCTGTGCAGTGAGCTGAAGCTGAAGCCAAAGGATGTGATCCGCCACTACGATGTGACGGAGAAGGCATGTCCCAAATATTTTGTCGATCATCCGCAGGAGTGGGAGACATTTCTGAAGGATGTGAAGAAGGCAATGAGGGCAGGCTGACAGGCGCAGGCAGATCCCCCGGAAAAACAGGAAGGTCTGGTTGATCTTGCCGGGAAATTGGCTTATAATTATAGATCGCTCAGCAGCTGCGCACAGTGACAGAAAAAAGCTGCCGAAGCGGGCTGAGGCCGGCCGGGACGGCAGGGGCTGATGCAGGCGGCTTTTGGACAGGAGCGCAGACTCAGAATACCAGAAAAGGAGAAGCAGAAATCATGAAGAAAATGATTGACTTAATTGTGGCAGAGCTGACGCCTGCCTTTACGGAATGCGGATATGATGAAAAATATGTGAAGGTGACGGTTTCCAACCGCCCGGATCTGTGCGAATATCAGTGTAACGGAGCCATGGCAGCAGCCAAGGCTTACAAAAAGAAGCCCATCGACATCGCAAACGAGGTGGTGGAGAAGGCAAAGGAAAGCCGGATGTTCTCTGAGATCGGAGCCGTGATGCCGGGATTTATCAACCTGCGCATCTCTCCGGAGTATCTGGCCGGATATATGAACGAGATGGCGGCAGATGAGAAATACGGGCTGGAGGAGACAAAGGCCCCTGAAACGATTATCATCGACTATGGCGGAGCCAATGTGGCAAAGCCTCTTCACGTAGGTCATCTGCGCTCCGCTGTCATCGGCGAGAGCATTAAGCGGATCAGCCGCTATATGGGCCACCATGTGATCAGCGACGTGCATCTGGGGGACTGGGGACTCCAGATGGGACTGATTATTGAGGAGCTTCACGACAGACAGCCGGAGCTTCCGTATTTTGACGAGAGCTTCACTGGGGAATATCCGGAGGAGGCGCCGTTTACCATCTCCGAGCTGGAGGAGATCTACCCGGCTGCCAGCGCCAAGTCAAAGGTGGACGAGGCGTTTAAGGAGAGAGCTCAGGAGGCTACCTTCAAGCTGCAGAGCGGCTATGCACCCTACCGGGCTATCTGGAAGCATATTATGAATGTTTCCCTGAAGGACTTAAAGAGAAATTATGGAAACCTGAATGTGTCCTTTGATTTATGGAAGGGCGAGAGCGATGCACAGCCCTATATCCCGGCTCTGATTCAGGATCTCATTGACAAGGGGCTGGCTTACGAGAGCCAGGGAGCGCTTGTCGTGGACATTGCCGAGGAGACTGACTCCAAGGAGCTTCCTCCCTGCATCGTGAGAAAGTCCGACGGGGCGGCTCTCTATGCCACCTCCGATCTTGCGACTATCGTGCAGAGGGAGCAGGATTTCCACCCGGATCGCTATATTTACGTGGTGGACAAGCGCCAGGAGCTTCACTTTACCCAGGTATTCCGCGTGGCGAAGAAGGCCGGAATTGTGAAGGATGACACAAAGATGATCTTCCTCGGCTTCGGCACCATGAACAGCAAGGACGGCGGCCCGTTCAAGACCAGGGACGGAGGCGTCATGAGACTGGAGCACCTGATCGACGAGATCGATGAGGAGGTTTACAGGAAGATTCAGGAGAAGCAGAGAGTTCCGGAGGAGGAGATGAGAAGGACTGCCGAGATGATCGGCCTTGCAGCCTTAAAATACGGAGATCTCTCCAACCAGGCTACAAAGGACTACGTGTTCGACGTGGATCGCTTTATCTCCTTTGAGGGAAATACAGGTCCTCACATTCAGTACATGGTTGTGCGCATTAAGTCCATCCTTGAAAAGTACGGGGAACTGATGGGCGGAACCTACAGCCTGATCCCTATTCGCCCGGCGGCGTCAGAGACAGAGAAAAAGCTGCAGCTTGAGCTGTGCCGCTTCGGAGAAGTGGTGGAGTCAGCTTTTGCAGAGACAGCGCCTCACCGCATCTGCCAGTATATGTATGACCTGTCTGATGCGTTTAACAATTTCTATCTGGTGAACAAAATCATCGGCGAGGAGGACAGAGAGAAGCAGGCGGGCTTTATCAGTCTGATCAGTCTGACAAAGGATGTTTTAAATGCCTGCATGGATCTTCTTGGAATGGAAGCGCCGGAGCATATGTAAGTGTGTGGGAGCAGGCCAAAGACAAGTCAAAAGCGGGGGCCTGCTCAGGGAGGTTGCCATATGGAGGTGAAGGAGCTGTCGGCTGACGTCTTCTGGAAGGGAGAGATCTGCATTTCAGGAAAGGTGGAGGACGAGGGACACATCTATCATACGAAGGTTTACATCAAGGGTAGTCAGATTTTTGACTACTCTTGTTCCTGTAGTGGGGGAAATTCTGGCCGGACCATGTGCCGTCATGGGCAGGAGCTCTACAGGGCGTATCAGGCAGAAGGACGGGAGAGAGAGGAAAAGGCTGTGTCTACTTCCCAGTCTGTGAGGATGATGATACGGGAATACACAAACCGCCAGGTGGCGGAAATTGTGGCAGAGAGCGAAGGGGAGGATGTGGAATTTCTGCCCCTTCTTCTTATACGCAGGGAAGGGCTCTTTCTCGAAGCCAGCTTAAAGAGGGGGCGGGAGTATCTGCTGAGGGATCTGGCAGCTTTCGCCCAGGCGGTGAGAGAGGGGCGATATGTGGAATACGGCAGAGGGCTGGCCTTTAATCACGATCTGAACGCCTTTACGAAGGAGAGCAGGGGAATGGCCGCCTTTGCATCCCAGCTGGCTCTCACATATCTGGACCACTATGGACAGATCAGGAGAGGCCAGATGCCGGCAGTGCCTGCGCTTCGCAGCCTGAAGCTGGGGAGGGCTGACGCGGACCGCTTTTTTGAACTGATTGAGGGGAGAAATCTGCAGTGCGAGGACATGAGGGGACACAGGAGAATTCTGGAGGCAGTAAACGGGGATCCTGATTTCTGCGTCACAGTGAAAAAGGCCGGGAAGGGTGGAATAAAGGTGAGCGTGCCGCCGGATCTCCTTGTCTTTGAAGGGGAGAAAAGCCTCTATGTGGCAGATACAAAAAAACTGTACCGATGCAGCAGAGAGTACACGGAGGCCATGTCCGTGTTTTTGTCAGAGCTTTTGAAGAACCGGGAGGAGCCGGGGAGCGCTCTGGTGGGAGAGAGGGATATCCCCCTGTTCTATGAGCGGGTTTTAAAGGGCATGGAGGCCTTCGGGATTCTCACGCAGGAGGGAGTAGACCTGGAGAGCGCAAGACCGGAACCCCTCTCGGTCCGCTTTGCGTTTGACTGCCTCGATGACGGGAGAATTGCCCTGACACCCAGCCTGTCTTATGGGGACTACCATTTTCACCCAATGGACGACGGGGAAGTTCCAAAAGAAATCTGCCGGGATGTGCCGGGAGAATTTCGGGTAAGCTGCCTGATCACCAGGTACTTTTCCGCCAGGGAGGAGGGAACGGGAAGGCTTCTTCTGGCAGCGGGAGATGATGCCCTGTACCGTCTTCTGGACGAGGGGATGGAGCAGTTTGGAGAGCTTGGAGAAATCTGGTTCTCTGACAGATTCAGGGGGCTCAATATCCGCCGTGCCCCGGAGATTTCTCTGGGAGTGTCAGCGGCAGACGGATGGCTGAAGCTGACACTCGACACAGGGGATATGAGCGGTACGGAGCTTTTAAAGGTTCTCGACGCCTACAGACAGAAAAAGAAGTATTATCGGCTGAAAAACGGGGAATTCTTAAAATTGTCGGATGACGGCTTCATGACTATTGCAAGGCTTCAGGAGGGGCTTGGCATCGGAAAGGGGGAGCTGAAAGAAAAACAGATTGTCCTGCCGGGCTATCGGGCTCTCTACCTGGATCAGATGGTCAGAGAAGAGGGAGGGATTGCCTTTTACAGGGACAGCCTTTACAAGGCGGTGGTGCGGGGGATGAAGTCGGTGGCGGACAGCGATTTTGAGATTCCTGCATCCTTTCAGGGGGAGCTGAGGGAATATCAGAAAACGGGCTACCGCTGGCTGCGTACCCTGGACCACTGGGGCTTTGGCGGCATTCTGGCGGACGACATGGGGCTTGGGAAGACCATACAGGTGATCGCCCTTCTGCTCTCCGCGAAGGAGGAGGGAATGTCCCTGATTGTCTGCCCTGCATCTCTGGTCTATAACTGGGCCCACGAGCTGTCTGTGTTCGCTCCGTCTCTGCGGGTTCTGACGGCGGCAGGCAGCTTGGGGGAGCGCAGAGAGCTGCTCGCCGGGATGGATTCCTGCCAGGTGATTGTGACTTCCTATGATCTGCTGAAGAGAGATATTGAAATATACCGGGAGAAGAGTTTCCGGTTCGAGATCCTTGATGAGGCTCAGTGCATCAAAAATGCGGCCACCAAGAGCGCGAAGGCAGTGAAAGAGGTAAAGGCCCGCACCCGGTTTGCCCTGACGGGCACTCCTGTGGAAAATCATCTGGGAGAGCTCTGGAGTATTTTTGACTACCTGATGCCGGGATTTCTGTTTGCCTATGGGAAATTCCGGACCATGTACGAGATTCCCATTGTGAAGGACAGGGATGAGAGAGCGGCTGCGAATCTGCGCCGCCTGATTGGCCCCTTCCTGCTGCGCCGCCTGAAGTGCGATGTGCTGAAAGAACTGCCGGAAAAAATCGAGAGGGTGGTATACTCTGCCTTCGAGGGAGAGCAGAAAAAGCTCTACGGGGCCAATGTGCTCCGGCTCCGGCAGGAGCTGGAAGCTGGCGGGGAGCTGCCGGGAAAAATACAGATCCTGGCAGGACTTACAAGGCTTCGCCAGATCTGCTGTGATCCCTCCCTCTGTTATGAAAATTACAAGGGTGAGTCGGCAAAGCTGGAAACCTGTCTGGCTCTGCTCTCAGGGGCGGTTGCGGCCGGGCACAGGGTTCTGCTCTTCTCCCAGTTTGCCTCCATGTTCCCGATTATAAAGAAGAGGCTTGACAGAGCCGGGATCGGCTGCTTTGTGCTGACTGGGGCCACCTCTAAGGAGGAGAGAAGCCGTCTGACTGCCAAGTTTTATGCAGGGGACGTTCCGGTGTTCCTGATTTCCTTAAAGGCAGGAGGTACGGGGCTGAATCTGACGGCTGCGGATGTGGTGATCCACTATGATCCCTGGTGGAATGCCGCGGCTCAGGATCAGGCCACAGACAGGGCGCACCGGATTGGCCAGAAAAAGCAGGTGACGGTGTTCCGGCTGATTATGAAGGGGACAGTGGAGGAGAGTATTCTTCACCTTCAGGAGTCCAAATCGGAGCTGGCAGAACGGATTGTGACAGAGGGCAGTGTCTCTCTGGCCGGCCTTGGGCGGGAGGAGCTCTTAAAGCTGCTGGAGCCGTGATGAGGGGGACAGTTTTCTGTATACAAAGATCAGAATTGCCTGCAGAGGCAGATCAGAGATAGCATAAAAAAATAATAATAGTAATTTTTATCAAAATAGTAGTGGACAAAAGAGAAGTCCTATGCTATAGTAATAGCAGAGTTCAGGGACGGCCAGAGAAGAAGGCTGAGACAGCCTGGTTAAGTACCTGCCGGAAGGATATCCGACACAGGTACAGGCCGTATCCGGGAACTGAGTGTTTGAGACAGGGAAATATCGAAATTCAGAACCTTGATGGATAAGGAGGATTTTATCATGAAGAAATATGTATGTGACGTATGCGGCTATATCTATGATCCGGCTGAGGGAGATCCGGATAACGGAGTGGCAGCAGGAACAGCCTTTGAGGATATTCCGGAGAGCTGGGTATGTCCGCTGTGCGGCGTAGGCAAGGATCAGTTTTCTGTTGAGGAGTAATCGCAGAGCAGCAGAATAGGAAGAACAGAAGTTACCCCCTCTGGTTTTACACGGCCGGAGGGGATTTTTGCATAAGATCGTCCGCATTCCGGAAAGGAGGGAGGAAGACCTGTGGAAGAGAGAAAAGGGCTGCTTGGCAGGGTAATGGAGAAGTGCGCGGTGACTGCCAGGCTGCACCAGAATTATCTGAGAAGGGAGATGGAGAAGACTGGAATTTCTAAAAGCCAGCGCCAGCTCCTTCTCTATATTGAGAAGAACCCGGGGGCAACCCAGAGAGAGATTGCAGCCAGGCGAAATGTTTCTACAGCGTCAGTGGCGGTAGCCGTAAAAAAGCTGGAAAAAGAGGGATACCTGATAAAGGATACTGACCGGACGGACAGCCGGCGCAGCTGTCTGCGGCTGACCTGCGGCGGACAGAAGGTGGCGGATGAGAGCAAACGGCTGTTTGAATACACAGAGGCTTCCATGTTTTCCGGTTTTTCGGAGGAAGAGATTCTGCAGTTTGAGAATTTTCTGAACCGGATTATTAAGAACGGTGAGTCTCTTCTCCAGGAGGAAAGCAGATAGAAACAGGCACAGCCAAATTTACGCCTTCGTCTGTGCTATACTAAAAGATGGTGATAAAAATGGTATTGACAATTCCGATGATGCTGCCAGTTGTGATTCCGGGTATGATGACAGTGTCCTGTCTCTCACTTTTTTACTGCATGAAGCCGGAATCAGGGAGAAAGGAGCGGCTGGCTGATTTTGAAAAATATTATATAGCTCACAGAGGGTTTCACAACAATGAGGAGGGCTGCCCGGAAAATTCCCTTCCCGCCTTCCGAAGAGCAGCAAAGATGGGGTATGGGATTGAGCTGGATGTGCAGCTCACCAAAGATAAGCGCCCTGTGGTGTTCCATGACTATGACTTAAAACGGGCCGCAGGAGCGGACAGGATGGTGGAGGACTGTACTTACGAAGAGCTTAAGGCTTACGGACTGTTCGGAACGAAGGAGCGCATTCCGCTGCTGGAAGAGGTGCTGAGCGCTGTGGGAGGACGGGTTCCGCTGGTTGTGGAGATTAAGGCAGAACGAAAATACAGGGAGCTCTGTGAGATTGTGGCGGCCTGCCTTGACCGCTACAGCGGCCTTTACTGTATGGAGTCTTTCAGCCCGCTGGCAGTCAGATGGTTTAAGAAAAACAGGCCTCATGTGCTGAGAGGACAGCTTGCCACCAACCACAGACGGGAAGGGCTTAAGACTCCGTGGCCGGCACAGCTGGTGCTTACCAACTGTCTGCTGAACGCATGGAGCGGACCGGATTTCATTGCTTACAACTGCCGTTTCTCGGAATCTCTGGCTGTGCGTCTGATGCGCAGGATCCACAAGTGCAAGATGGCAGCCTGGACCATCAAGAGCCAGAAGGATCTGGAGAAACAGAGAAAACGGTTTGATCTGTTTATTTTCGACAGCTTTCGGCCGGAGGAGGAAAAGGAGAGAAAAGAGGAGTAAAGGCACTATTTGCTGAGACGGAGACACTTGGAAAATCAGGAGGTATGGAAAATGGCGATGGAATATGAGGGACAGATTTGCCGTCCGCCGATGGAGCGGGCATCGTTTATGCTTCCGGTGGCTGTGGGATGCTCCTACAACCGCTGTATATTCTGTACACTGTTTAAGCATGTATCCAGCCGTCTGCTTCCCATGGAGCAGATTCAGGCAGAGCTTTCGAGGGTAAAGACCCTTGGAGGAAATCCGGAACGTGTATTTCTGGGAGATGGAAATGCCTTTGGTCTTCCCACGGAGAGGCTGCTTGAAATTCTTGACAGGATTCACGAGGCCTTTCCCGCATGCAGGGAGGTCAACATGGATGCCACTGTGACCAATATCCGGGAAAAGAGCGACGAGGAGCTGAGAGCTCTCTTTCAGGCCGGAGCGAGAGGACTCTACCTGGGGATAGAGAGCGGAATGGCCAAGGTGCTGCGCTTCATGAAAAAAGACCACACACCGGAGGAGGCATACAGGGAGATAGGAAGGATCAGGGAGCAGGGCTTTTCCTACAATGCCCATCTGATGCTGGGTCTGGCCG is part of the Clostridium sp. M62/1 genome and harbors:
- a CDS encoding YqeG family HAD IIIA-type phosphatase, which gives rise to MFKAFYPKEYRDSAYDIPYEKFYREGIRGVIFDIDNTLVPHGAPADQRAKELFLRLHGMGMKTCLLSNNKEPRVASFASQVKSPYIFKGGKPGTKGYQRAMELMGTDCRTSLFVGDQLFTDVYGANRAGIYAVLTKPIHPKEEIQIVLKRRLEAVVLLFYRRACEKQRKHS
- a CDS encoding DEAD/DEAH box helicase encodes the protein MEVKELSADVFWKGEICISGKVEDEGHIYHTKVYIKGSQIFDYSCSCSGGNSGRTMCRHGQELYRAYQAEGREREEKAVSTSQSVRMMIREYTNRQVAEIVAESEGEDVEFLPLLLIRREGLFLEASLKRGREYLLRDLAAFAQAVREGRYVEYGRGLAFNHDLNAFTKESRGMAAFASQLALTYLDHYGQIRRGQMPAVPALRSLKLGRADADRFFELIEGRNLQCEDMRGHRRILEAVNGDPDFCVTVKKAGKGGIKVSVPPDLLVFEGEKSLYVADTKKLYRCSREYTEAMSVFLSELLKNREEPGSALVGERDIPLFYERVLKGMEAFGILTQEGVDLESARPEPLSVRFAFDCLDDGRIALTPSLSYGDYHFHPMDDGEVPKEICRDVPGEFRVSCLITRYFSAREEGTGRLLLAAGDDALYRLLDEGMEQFGELGEIWFSDRFRGLNIRRAPEISLGVSAADGWLKLTLDTGDMSGTELLKVLDAYRQKKKYYRLKNGEFLKLSDDGFMTIARLQEGLGIGKGELKEKQIVLPGYRALYLDQMVREEGGIAFYRDSLYKAVVRGMKSVADSDFEIPASFQGELREYQKTGYRWLRTLDHWGFGGILADDMGLGKTIQVIALLLSAKEEGMSLIVCPASLVYNWAHELSVFAPSLRVLTAAGSLGERRELLAGMDSCQVIVTSYDLLKRDIEIYREKSFRFEILDEAQCIKNAATKSAKAVKEVKARTRFALTGTPVENHLGELWSIFDYLMPGFLFAYGKFRTMYEIPIVKDRDERAAANLRRLIGPFLLRRLKCDVLKELPEKIERVVYSAFEGEQKKLYGANVLRLRQELEAGGELPGKIQILAGLTRLRQICCDPSLCYENYKGESAKLETCLALLSGAVAAGHRVLLFSQFASMFPIIKKRLDRAGIGCFVLTGATSKEERSRLTAKFYAGDVPVFLISLKAGGTGLNLTAADVVIHYDPWWNAAAQDQATDRAHRIGQKKQVTVFRLIMKGTVEESILHLQESKSELAERIVTEGSVSLAGLGREELLKLLEP
- the efp gene encoding elongation factor P — its product is MVSAGDFRNGITVEIEGNVFQIVEFQHVKPGKGAAFVRTKLKNIKNGGVVEKTFRPTEKFPAARIDRVDMQYLYSDGDLFHFMNVENYEQIALTADQIGDALKFVKENDMVKICSHNGEVFSVEAPLFAELEITETEPGFKGDTATGATKPAIVETGATIYVPLFVEIGDKVKIDTRTGEYLSRV
- the aroE gene encoding shikimate dehydrogenase, whose translation is MKNNEKNRGAEWAALVNGTTKVCGILADPVEHSMSPMLQNLYGNSTGTDMVYVPFRVKEEELEAAVRGAFALNIRGLNVTVPHKQSVMRFLDGIDETAKAVGAVNTLVRTEGGYKGYNTDVPGLLRAVREAGIEIRGRNCILIGAGGAAKAAAYLLAGEGAEHIYLLNRSMDRAASLADWINGQSGGRELVTALPVSEWRSIPDGRYLAIQSTSVGMYPNTDSAPIEDREFYRLIDEAVDIIYTPAETKFMRLVREAGGRAVNGLNMLIYQGVISYELWYPGQRVNRETLALARRLIEERLAGGRAGEPACEETVQNSRKGGNERNSLPSPILLIGFMGAGKTSVGKILAERTGLPFLDTDQEIEKRAGMTIPEIFETKGEEGFRAVETETLRALIEESEESPSPAVFSTGGGLPMREENRELLRQLGFCVYLKTSAGEVLCRLKGDTTRPLLRGDNVRERAEGLLKEREPFYEAASDCIVLTDQKTPEEIAEEIESKIREL
- the rd gene encoding rubredoxin, producing the protein MKKYVCDVCGYIYDPAEGDPDNGVAAGTAFEDIPESWVCPLCGVGKDQFSVEE
- a CDS encoding glycerophosphodiester phosphodiesterase family protein, with protein sequence MVLTIPMMLPVVIPGMMTVSCLSLFYCMKPESGRKERLADFEKYYIAHRGFHNNEEGCPENSLPAFRRAAKMGYGIELDVQLTKDKRPVVFHDYDLKRAAGADRMVEDCTYEELKAYGLFGTKERIPLLEEVLSAVGGRVPLVVEIKAERKYRELCEIVAACLDRYSGLYCMESFSPLAVRWFKKNRPHVLRGQLATNHRREGLKTPWPAQLVLTNCLLNAWSGPDFIAYNCRFSESLAVRLMRRIHKCKMAAWTIKSQKDLEKQRKRFDLFIFDSFRPEEEKERKEE
- a CDS encoding MarR family winged helix-turn-helix transcriptional regulator — translated: MEERKGLLGRVMEKCAVTARLHQNYLRREMEKTGISKSQRQLLLYIEKNPGATQREIAARRNVSTASVAVAVKKLEKEGYLIKDTDRTDSRRSCLRLTCGGQKVADESKRLFEYTEASMFSGFSEEEILQFENFLNRIIKNGESLLQEESR
- the argS gene encoding arginine--tRNA ligase, whose amino-acid sequence is MKKMIDLIVAELTPAFTECGYDEKYVKVTVSNRPDLCEYQCNGAMAAAKAYKKKPIDIANEVVEKAKESRMFSEIGAVMPGFINLRISPEYLAGYMNEMAADEKYGLEETKAPETIIIDYGGANVAKPLHVGHLRSAVIGESIKRISRYMGHHVISDVHLGDWGLQMGLIIEELHDRQPELPYFDESFTGEYPEEAPFTISELEEIYPAASAKSKVDEAFKERAQEATFKLQSGYAPYRAIWKHIMNVSLKDLKRNYGNLNVSFDLWKGESDAQPYIPALIQDLIDKGLAYESQGALVVDIAEETDSKELPPCIVRKSDGAALYATSDLATIVQREQDFHPDRYIYVVDKRQELHFTQVFRVAKKAGIVKDDTKMIFLGFGTMNSKDGGPFKTRDGGVMRLEHLIDEIDEEVYRKIQEKQRVPEEEMRRTAEMIGLAALKYGDLSNQATKDYVFDVDRFISFEGNTGPHIQYMVVRIKSILEKYGELMGGTYSLIPIRPAASETEKKLQLELCRFGEVVESAFAETAPHRICQYMYDLSDAFNNFYLVNKIIGEEDREKQAGFISLISLTKDVLNACMDLLGMEAPEHM
- a CDS encoding radical SAM protein produces the protein MAMEYEGQICRPPMERASFMLPVAVGCSYNRCIFCTLFKHVSSRLLPMEQIQAELSRVKTLGGNPERVFLGDGNAFGLPTERLLEILDRIHEAFPACREVNMDATVTNIREKSDEELRALFQAGARGLYLGIESGMAKVLRFMKKDHTPEEAYREIGRIREQGFSYNAHLMLGLAGKGNGQKNAEETARFINRTEPDRIINFTIFLHREAPLWREIERGTFVPADEYENLLEERSLIEQIGDFSLLYDGFHDNIEVRTRGKLPEDREKMLIHLDRAAERLLYEKRNKKKD
- a CDS encoding peptidoglycan recognition family protein; this translates as MEEEFKRGGRDGAYEPGRTRESSRKRDTRMQREWMKRRRKRRFGMLGATAVIFFAAGILIGWFFRGSLIREPVNLAAIEMPDWVTQELLTVNPYSRPGTKLCSVNGIVVHYVGNPGTTAEQNRNYFEGLKAQTGENKVSVSSNFIIGMDGEIIQCVPIDEMAYASNSRNSDTISIECCHPEADGRFTEETYDSLVRLTAWLCSELKLKPKDVIRHYDVTEKACPKYFVDHPQEWETFLKDVKKAMRAG